Proteins encoded in a region of the Sander lucioperca isolate FBNREF2018 chromosome 4, SLUC_FBN_1.2, whole genome shotgun sequence genome:
- the LOC116042929 gene encoding bifunctional apoptosis regulator isoform X2 has translation MEWESSDDGLGALMDNPPHFSESPQSNPSTTILSEHEVSCHCCYDILVNPTTLTCGHNFCRHCLALWWESSHKNECPECREKWEGFPKINILLRDATDKLFSEVVERRRAEIQNNPKISRSLLAFQRYGDNLGRSKTNQHKGAGFFFSGVLTALTCVAVMVLVYHWSSGVVEQHHLLISKPVSHWTTEEVVSWLENLGPWAQLYREPFQQENVNGRLLLMLGEEELLKPPYSIENQAHRRAVLAELDRVKALGVKPPQNLWEYKATNAGKSLFLLYALKRSPRLTIFYLYLFDYSETFLPFLHTCCPAITHIGHSVESSFLNTQLEPSWRQWAEFLVKYLLLPYQLIAEFAWDWLAVHYWTSRFIIVNAMLLSVLECCALWRLWTRVRIRSLPRRMWDHMWKMLSQGFAFALLWPFVPQFVCNCLFYWALYFSPIINIDLVVQHLMHPETQAL, from the exons ATGGAGTGGGAGTCATCAGATGACGGTCTGGGAGCATTAATGGACAACCCCCCTCACTTTTCGGAATCTCCTCAGTCGAATCCCTCCACCACCATCCTCTCAGAACATGAAGTCTCATGCCACTGTTGCTACGACATCTTAGTGAACCCCACCACCTTGACCTGCGGCCATAACTTTTGCCGACACTGTCTGGCTCTGTGGTGGGAGTCCTCTCACAAGAATGAGTGTCCAGAGTGCCGGGAGAAGTGGGAAGGCTTTCCTAAAATCAACATACTGCTGAG GGATGCAACTGACAAGCTGTTCAGTGAGGTCGTTGAGCGGAGAAGAGCAGAGATCCAGAATAACCCCAAAATCTCCCGGAGTTTGCTAGCCTTTCAGAG GTATGGTGACAACTTGGGAAGATCCAAGACAAACCAGCACAAAGGAGCAGGCTTCTTCTTCTCTGGAGTCCTGACTGCACTCACATGTGTGGCT GTGATGGTGCTGGTGTATCACTGGAGCAGTGGTGTGGTGGAACAGCATCACCTGCTGATAAGTAAACCCGTGTCTCACTGGACGACGGAGGAAGTTGTGTCCTGGCTGGAAAACTTGGGGCCCTGGGCCCAGCTTTACAGGGAACCCTTCCAGCAGGAGAACGTCAATGGGAG GCTACTTTTGATGCTGGGGGAGGAAGAGTTGTTAAAACCTCCTTACAGCATCGAAAACCAGGCTCACCGACGGGCTGTTTTGGCAGAACTGGACAGAGTTAAAGCCCTTGGAGTCAAACCTCCGCAGAACCTTTGGGAATACAAG GCTACTAATGCAGGGAAGTCACTGTTCTTGCTGTATGCACTGAAGCGCTCCCCTCGTCTCACAATcttctatttgtatttgttcGACTACTCTGAAACCTTCCTGCCCTTCCTGCACACCTGCTGTCCGGCAATCACACACATTGGACACTCAGTGGAGAGCAGCTTCCTCAACACACAG TTGGAGCCTAGTTGGCGACAGTGGGCAGAGTTTCTTGTAAAGTACCTTCTACTTCCATACCAGCTGATAGCAGAGTTTGCTTGGGACTGGCTGGCCGTCCACTACTGGACATCACGCTTCATTATTGTTAACGCCATGCTGCTGTCTGTGCTGGAGTGCTGCGCCCTGTGGAGACTCTGGACAAGAGTCAGAATCAG GTCTCTGCCGCGCAGGATGTGGGACCACATGTGGAAGATGTTATCTCAGGGGTTTGCTTTCGCCCTCCTGTGGCCTTTTGTCCCTCAGTTTGTGTGCAACTGCCTCTTCTACTGGGCTCTCTACTTCAGTCCCATCATTAATATAGACCTGGTGGTGCAGCACCTAATGCACCCAGAAACACAGGCACTGTAA
- the LOC116042929 gene encoding bifunctional apoptosis regulator isoform X1, with translation MAEISWLYNITEDDCRHLLCPGLSHTFEIDLDILHQMEWESSDDGLGALMDNPPHFSESPQSNPSTTILSEHEVSCHCCYDILVNPTTLTCGHNFCRHCLALWWESSHKNECPECREKWEGFPKINILLRDATDKLFSEVVERRRAEIQNNPKISRSLLAFQRYGDNLGRSKTNQHKGAGFFFSGVLTALTCVAVMVLVYHWSSGVVEQHHLLISKPVSHWTTEEVVSWLENLGPWAQLYREPFQQENVNGRLLLMLGEEELLKPPYSIENQAHRRAVLAELDRVKALGVKPPQNLWEYKATNAGKSLFLLYALKRSPRLTIFYLYLFDYSETFLPFLHTCCPAITHIGHSVESSFLNTQLEPSWRQWAEFLVKYLLLPYQLIAEFAWDWLAVHYWTSRFIIVNAMLLSVLECCALWRLWTRVRIRSLPRRMWDHMWKMLSQGFAFALLWPFVPQFVCNCLFYWALYFSPIINIDLVVQHLMHPETQAL, from the exons ATGGCTGAAATCAGCTGGCTTTACAACATCACCGAGGACGACTGCAGACATCTTCTCTGTCCTGGCCTCAGCCACACATTTGAGATAG ACTTGGATATATTGCACCAGATGGAGTGGGAGTCATCAGATGACGGTCTGGGAGCATTAATGGACAACCCCCCTCACTTTTCGGAATCTCCTCAGTCGAATCCCTCCACCACCATCCTCTCAGAACATGAAGTCTCATGCCACTGTTGCTACGACATCTTAGTGAACCCCACCACCTTGACCTGCGGCCATAACTTTTGCCGACACTGTCTGGCTCTGTGGTGGGAGTCCTCTCACAAGAATGAGTGTCCAGAGTGCCGGGAGAAGTGGGAAGGCTTTCCTAAAATCAACATACTGCTGAG GGATGCAACTGACAAGCTGTTCAGTGAGGTCGTTGAGCGGAGAAGAGCAGAGATCCAGAATAACCCCAAAATCTCCCGGAGTTTGCTAGCCTTTCAGAG GTATGGTGACAACTTGGGAAGATCCAAGACAAACCAGCACAAAGGAGCAGGCTTCTTCTTCTCTGGAGTCCTGACTGCACTCACATGTGTGGCT GTGATGGTGCTGGTGTATCACTGGAGCAGTGGTGTGGTGGAACAGCATCACCTGCTGATAAGTAAACCCGTGTCTCACTGGACGACGGAGGAAGTTGTGTCCTGGCTGGAAAACTTGGGGCCCTGGGCCCAGCTTTACAGGGAACCCTTCCAGCAGGAGAACGTCAATGGGAG GCTACTTTTGATGCTGGGGGAGGAAGAGTTGTTAAAACCTCCTTACAGCATCGAAAACCAGGCTCACCGACGGGCTGTTTTGGCAGAACTGGACAGAGTTAAAGCCCTTGGAGTCAAACCTCCGCAGAACCTTTGGGAATACAAG GCTACTAATGCAGGGAAGTCACTGTTCTTGCTGTATGCACTGAAGCGCTCCCCTCGTCTCACAATcttctatttgtatttgttcGACTACTCTGAAACCTTCCTGCCCTTCCTGCACACCTGCTGTCCGGCAATCACACACATTGGACACTCAGTGGAGAGCAGCTTCCTCAACACACAG TTGGAGCCTAGTTGGCGACAGTGGGCAGAGTTTCTTGTAAAGTACCTTCTACTTCCATACCAGCTGATAGCAGAGTTTGCTTGGGACTGGCTGGCCGTCCACTACTGGACATCACGCTTCATTATTGTTAACGCCATGCTGCTGTCTGTGCTGGAGTGCTGCGCCCTGTGGAGACTCTGGACAAGAGTCAGAATCAG GTCTCTGCCGCGCAGGATGTGGGACCACATGTGGAAGATGTTATCTCAGGGGTTTGCTTTCGCCCTCCTGTGGCCTTTTGTCCCTCAGTTTGTGTGCAACTGCCTCTTCTACTGGGCTCTCTACTTCAGTCCCATCATTAATATAGACCTGGTGGTGCAGCACCTAATGCACCCAGAAACACAGGCACTGTAA